Part of the Aptenodytes patagonicus chromosome 14, bAptPat1.pri.cur, whole genome shotgun sequence genome, CCCGcctcagcccgcccgccgccaccccgagccgctgccccccgccgccgagcgCCGGCCCACAAGGTCCCCTGGCCGGCCACCGCCCCACAGCAaggcccgggcccgcccgccggcccccggccgcccTCAGCGCGCCCGCTCACCCAGCGCGCCCCCGCACGTCCTGACCCAAAAGTCTTCCAGGGCCTTGGGGAAGGCATCGAACCGCTTCAACCGCCACAGCGAGTCCATGGTGCCGTGCGGCCCGGAACCAAACCCGCCTTCAGGCGCCGGgccggcaccgcccccgcccgAAGCCGGCCAAGGGGCTGGGGCTCCCGGTCTCCTCCGGGGCGGGAAGGTCCTCGCTGCCGCCCCGCCCTCTTCTGACCCTCCCTGGCAACGGCCCCCGGGCCTCTGAAGGACACCCGAGAGACGCTGACTGTGCCGACATCGGTTAGCTGGAAAGGGCGTGACACCCAGGCGAAGCTGCGGGCAGAGAGCACTTTTCACTCGGTTTGACATCCTCCCCGCCCCATCCATTGCCTCCGTCTTTGGAAGGTCTGGAGTTTGTTACTAATGTCCTTTTGAGAACCACCGAGCTCTCCCTCAGGCTGGCTGTTGCAGCAACAAAGCGGAAAGCAAATCATCTCGGGAGAGTACCGGCGCTTtctgtgaggaaggaaggagggaagaagggaaggaaggaaagaaggaaagaaggaaggagggaaggaaggaaggaaggaaaacccacTCTCTTGCCCCACCTTCGATCCCTGGCGTGTACTCTTCACCCCTTCATTTTGTTaacacctccttttccctctgtcatcaCAGGGACCGGCTATGAACTCGAGAGGTTAAATCAGACAACAGCTCGTAATAGCTTACTTGCGCACGTAAACAACTAGTATAATCTTTTCCTAAGCCACATATATACCTAccacttgctttttcttactgaaatagtgcgatcctgcaaaactgcttttatttaaaaaaatcttaaaaatcactgccgctaggaaatgcttccaaatgcaaacagaacaaatgcgcccccatttcccacagcaaaacATAATACATTTCCGGGAAGGGCACAAGACAGGAGCCCCGTGATGCTGCAGCTGTTCCTCTACAGGAAATGAAGGTTCAGAGACCGATCCAGCTTCcgagtctctgcttccagaacagcagctctgggctccctgaccacagctgctaaggagtaagacagctcttggtgaaggtctgacagctcctggctggtcttGGCGCAGCACTCAATATAGTCCTGCTTGTATTTtcgctcctgtgccagctgcgtctgcagaagggacacctgaaagaggcaaaaggcCGAGCTCAGGCAAGCCCACGCTGTTAGGACCATCTGCGGACGTCGGGGAAGACGCACCCGCTAACTCCAGCCCTGACAAACACTTTGTCGTTGTGGAATGGGAAGTAACAGGTTCCCAGAGTCACCCTGAACCAAACTCAGATTATCAACAGTTCCGAGTTTCTTTCTGGCATACCATTCACGTGTACAACACCGAGACATTACATGTATATTAAGGAGAGAGGTTCCTACAGGGTTTAGTAACCcaactctttttctcaaaagagagatTCGGGCTACCGACACCTTAGTTCCAcgtgctttttcctcagcaggagggCTACTGGTTACACAAGGTactgaagaactgttctgttgCGATCCAGCTTAAAAACGTGACAGCTAGCACATGAAAAGGGAGCAAACTctcatttttcctaacttcagagcatttcacagaggagcagagcataACCTGATGAACAAAGCCCAGGGGGGAAATGAGCCTTACAGGACTGCTGAGGCCTTGAAACGCCTCAGATTCTATTCTTTCCTGAcaacacggagctctgcctgctgggctttttggtgggagagacccagctgctctcacctcctgttaggtttgcagtgcagtgcagccacagcagctctggcatgttgccctctgcctgctctggagtgGAGGAGATGCACATGGAAAGTAAGACATCAAAGGGACTTCACAACAAACTCTGTGCATAGGCTGGggaccaccaccactgaagagaggGACAGATCTGACCTTCTCTCTGAAATAATAAGGGCACCTTTGTGAAACTGGGCTTGCAAGCCTGAAAAACCCTCCCACGCTCTGGTAGGTAACCCAGAGGTATGAGTGGGAGAAGTGGCCAGCTGCTGCTACGAGCATCTCCCAGGAAGTGGGAGATCAagttccagttctgctgtttcccaggcccAGAGGAGTGCCCTAACCAGCCAGGTGAGGACTATTCTTTGAGCAGAGCACCTCCgttttcctgctgaactgctgaagtgGGTCCACGGTGCAGGCAGACGCAACAGTCAGTcacaaggggaagggggttcagttaGTTATCTGTAGCAACAGAACTTCGGACACTGAGGCTTCCTGGTGAAAACATCCTTAAGATATACCTTGATGGCTTCAGCAGTATTCTCAGCTCACTTGCCGGAGCTAAGCATCATGTAGTCTACCGATACAAATATTATATGCATTTCGCCCTGAGCGCCTGTGAAGATTCGCCTCCTCAGGGAGACCAGGGTGTACCAGACCCATAAAAGTACACGGAAGAGACGTCTGGCGACTGCTGCTACTGCCAAGACCACTGTCAAAGGATGCAATAGGCTTCAGTAGCTGGAATGTACGTTCTTGCACTGACAAAACCCATGTCCATACAGTGCTTAGGTCTCTGACTCGGTCCGATACTGGGATCACGATTAGCACAGCATAGCAGTATGACACTAACGATTGCCTGAAGGCTATAAGCTCTGGCACTGCCTCAGATCCCCGGAGCTCTGATATGATGCAAGCTCCACTGTTAACGGAGTcaagggaaaatggaaacagtCAACAAGATGAGTAAGCTCAAGGGGAACATCCTTAGAATAGTCTCTACTTTCAGGCGAgtgccagttttctgaatttcctccaaTCCTTCTCCCACTTGCCCTTTAGGCAAGTCAGAGACTAGACCTAGGTGAATGATGTTGTTTGGCCGTGGCCAAGAGGTGTGTCTAACTGGTACTACCTGGTGTAGACACTGCCTGGTGTACTCACTTCCTGACAGCCAAACAAAACTTGGGCTGTGGCATCATGCAAAGTTGTGCCCATCAGTACAGCCACAGTGGCTTTTGATGAGAGctttcctactcctcacctggTTCTGTAACTCAGCTAATCGACTGCAGCGAGCGTGAGActcctcctgtgaagaaaatgcaaggatttcttttttttgcctccagtttGGTCAGGGCCATGGTCTATATTTGACTTCTATTAGGTCTatactggggggctgctgccactGGGATTTGCCATCGTTGCTCCGTATGGCCAGAGCCTCCTCCCACCAAGTAAGATTCTGTTCTCACCTGTCTAGAAGCAGGCATCTTGTGCTGGTCAGACTCGGAGAGAGAAAAGCCGCATGCATCTGGCAGTGACCGACCACCGTGATCTCTCTTCAGTCTCCTCCGTTCACGTTCCACCTGCACGTTGGACAGGAGAAAGGGTCACAGAAACCTGCCACCAAACAAGGAGCAAAAGGACCTCTGGACGTCATGGCAAGGAGATGTCTGCTCAGAGACCGTTAATTGCACCAGAGAACGTTGGCGGCAAAAAGCACTCGATGTAGACTATGGAAGAGAAAGCGCAAGAGGAAACAGTTCCTGACACAAGAGAGTCAAATGGGTGTGTACGGGgacgctggggcaagaagggtggTTCCGGAGTGAATGTGCCTTTGTGAAGGCAGCGGggtgccagaagagagagagaatacaaaagtgtgtgtccacaggggaaagtgggagagggaaggagacaaacagagGACCCCAAAGTGCTGCCTGTGGAAACGTGTTGTGTTCCAGAGGACCGTGAGGCTTTGCAGAGGCAATGAGAGCCTGTTTTACCTGCTCAAGAGTCCTCCTGAGCTCAGCGTTGAGTTGCTTCAGCTCCGTCTTCTCATGTTCCAGCCTTGCAACTGCTCGCTGCAGACATTCCAGCCGCTGCGACAGGAGTCTCTTCTCTGAGAGCCACGATAGCTGCTCCCCTTCTGCGATAGCCTGCTGGGTGTTCAGAGAGGAGATTACGTGAGCTGGTGCCACATAAAGGTTAGGAGGGCCAGAACCAACACGTCGGGGAGAGTGACCGGACTCAGGAATGGACAGtgccaagtcccttcttctcctcccGAGAGAGACTGGAAACATTCGTTTCCTATTCAGCCACTTCATGCTTTCACAAAGGTCTGTAGTAtttccagctccctctctctcagccatTTCTTGTCCGTCATGAAGACTTCCACATCGACATGTTGCTCTTAGGGAAGCTATCTAACATCTTTGGTCATCCTCTTTGACCTTCACTGTATATCCTCCTATCTGTAGTTCTACGCTCTGTCCTCGGACAACCAAACAACATGTGGGTGAAGCATGCGTTTCTGCAGTGATAAAATGCCaaggttttgttctctattcccttTACCTGTTACATCATCATTACAGAACTGCTCTTCGAAAAAATCCCATTATCAACCAAGCCCTGTGCACTGCTCTGAACCTAGTCAAGAGCCACCTCCCCCCTCGTGGGTTTCTTGATGAGTTCATCAAGTGCTCCTTGAAGCGCTCTCTGACAGCATCTATAAATGTAGTCTTGATATCAGCACTATACCGATCTATACGGATGCAAGCGCATTACCTGATCTAATGCTGTTGCATACCTGATCTATACGGATGCAACTGCAACCTCCCATTGTTTTCATGCTCCCTGCCCTTGTCTGCTTCCCATCAACAGATCACAATACCCGTCATCATCCTGATCAGGCTGGCAGTAATATTTCTCAAGTCATGTACAACTGTATAgtgcataaatacagtattttattagtagCAGTTTCTACATGCCTGTGGACTAACGTAATGCTAAAAGTATTGGCAGAGTCCCAGGcaagtttgcagcacaggctgttgcAGCTGTTCCACTAGCAGTACCCGAGTCAGATCACCTTGGAGAAATCCACACAACTTTGCCTTCGTGCTTTTTGGACTGCGGCACAAGTACATCCTGCATGTGCAGTGAAGCCTTTAACCTCATCAGGCAACGGTACGAATTCCATTCTTTTCAATACACCGGAAAAGCTGTACCTCAGAAATCGACGTCTCTGAAAGCATCCTCTAAGCGccatcagtgcagctgctgttcagccatcGTTACAAAATTCTACTAAGTTTAGTGCATTAGTCTGGTCAACtgtgccctttcctttccatgccaaATCCTAACCGCGAGACGTTGGCTAAGCTTGCCTAGATAGGAGAGAACCAATTACCCACCCCCAACCTTTggacttgctttaattttaacggcaagctctgtagctcttccagtagttctgggcttgacagaaaacattctggCAGGTGAATGGGCTCTGGACGGAGCTAGAAAGACAGGCAAGCCTGCTGGCCGCAATCGTGGTTTCTTTGGCCAAGCAGGTCATATATgtatgggaatatatattcccatatCTTTATGGAAAACGTCTTTAGAATCCTTCACAGACATTTTAGTTGACTGATGATCAGCCACAGTGCCTACCTGAAGATGAAACcggtccttgtccctctctgaaaccATACTCTGCAGGATGGCTATTTCTTCCCTCGGAGTCCCATTGGCCATTTCACTCCTGGTAAGGGCAAGAGTCAGTGCTTgtgccttctctttccattcGATTTCTCCGCTTTCATTCCGCTTCAAAATAGCCACCACACGCTCCAATTCttccccctttgctttcctctcatcttccagctgctgggttagctcctcctgccttttcaagAGACGGTCTCTCTCCTGGagaactttcctcttctctgcttcctctgcctcccagttctggagtttctggatttgtttctttagggTCTCGCCTTCATCTTCCCATCGCAAAGCTGATGTTAGTTGTTTCAGGAGTTCACTCTGCCTCCTAAgctcctgttctctgcctgtcAGAGTCTCCTCTAAATACCTGACTCTGCCTCTCTGGTACTTGATCTCTGCATCCTTCTTTGTCAGAGTCTGCCGAACGTGCTGGAGATCTTCCCGAAgacctcttatttcctcttctaacTCTTCTTGCCCACCTTGAGCCTTGGTCTCTCGTTCCCTCTCAGGCAAGGCTGCTTCCAGgagcttctcttgctctctgtggtgtctaacctcttcattcttcttggttAGCCTAAGCTGGAGATTCTGCAAGGTCTTCAGTTCTTCTTCTTGGCGCTGGagtttttgcagaagagtttcattgtcttcatctctcttcctcaccGCTTCCTCAAGCAGATTCACTTGCTTCTGGCATGATGTTAGTgctactttcatgctttcttcaccAGGCTGGAACGTGTTCATTTGCTCTGTCTGCCTGAGGCACTCCAAGCGGTGGTTCTTCACTGCGTGGCTCATTTCGTCTAGATCCTGCTGTAGGCTCTTGGCCTGCTTGCCTTCTAACTCCTTCTGCTCTCGAAGGTCCTGGGCATGCTCTTGCAAAGACACCCTCTCTTGATCTCTAGCTTCTCGAGAAGGTTCAGCATATTCTAGTTTTTGCAGTATGGCTTTAGTCTGCatcgctgcctcctccttttgctcttgaaGCTTAGAGATAGCCTCCTCCAGAGcctctatcttttcttctctttctttcagagtcagttttgttgcttgaagatttgtttgctcagcttcacgcttctcctccttttccttgcatgcctcacattgttttctaagggataaaatttcttgctcttgttccttTAGTGCCACTTGAAGATGatgcagaatttccttctgctgtgcagagtcctgttcttggttttggaaggtctcaatcacttccttctgagattcaatcatgaaatccttttctttcagtattgcctTAGCGTGTTCTAAGTCTCTCTGTAAGACATTCATccgttcttctgttttttcctcatagttccgtgtttgttgcttttggatgtctatgagcctgtccttttctttcaaggtttctaAGGTCTGCTCCAGTTGGTCACGGACAGTTCTTAACTGCACTTCCAtgacttcttcagcttcctggatttgcttttgttgtgactcaagctcttgatcttttttagataaagcaagtgtcatcttttctactttaccATGAAGCTCTTGCAGGTGCCCCTCTCGCTGATCCTTGTACTGCTGGAAGAGCCTGAACTGCTCCCTTTGAGAAGCACACTCACTCTCTCTGTCCTTAAGAACTGCCCTCAGGTGTTCAAGGCTTGCGTGCAGAGATTtcacctgttctctctccttttccagttcttggatctgctgggtcagagacataagctctatgtttttctccttcaagttccCTTTCATAGGATCAAGATCCACGAGCAGATTTCTCACTTGTGAGGTACCGTGTTGTTCCAGAATCGTTATCTTCCCCTCCTGGAATTTGACCTCctggtccctctcctccagcgccttgctcatcttgctgacagcagtcctctgcatttctcgctgcttctccagctcccgtaTCTGTTCTCGCTGGGATCTGATCTCCCGGTCTCTCTCTTCCaggtctttgttcattttgcttacagcaatcctttgtttttcttgctgcttctccagctcctgtatctgttcttgctgggatcctgtcttctgttctttctctgttatgTCCTTAATAACCTGATCGAGAgtagttttatgcatttctttctgcttttccagcattctcatctgttcctggtataacttcatttctccctccctctctgacagGATGGCAGTCATACGAGTGAGattctcctgcaaagcttttacctctgctgcctctttctgtagcgtctggattttctcccactgcgtttccacttcctcatttttaatttttaagatagacAGTGTAGTTTGGAGTTCTTGTTCAAGGCAGTGATTCATATCTGTTGCTGTATTTGCTCGGGTCTCGGAGGCTGTGACTGATTCCTGAAGGAGTCTTCTCTCCCATAccagtttttctttaagtgcttgcaGTCTGTCCCGGTcatgctgcagaacagggaggaagaggttCAATAATTCCATCTATATATGTTTGGTTGTCATACTAGATTggaactcctgctccagtggcagtcaagggctgaaGTTGGAGCTTTTAGTAGAAAATTCGAGCTCTCCAGTTGGTTTCCCTGTTCGATGTAAATTTTCTACTGTCActcaaaaaagatttgagaactGTACTGTATCTATCAAACTCTGTCCATAACTGATTTTTGGAGTCATTGTaaatggaggagtgggaaaataCCGACCATGTAGGAACAGCTGCACTGGCTCAACTGTCTAGGCTAGTCTCCCGTATGTAACGGTGCCTGTAAGTGCACACCCAGGGAAGAAAGCCTAAGAGTCGGGTGAtacctcccctccccaaccccagcactgttccagcttgtgagaactttctcagtctcctcctgACCCCATATAGACCTGCTGTATTTACAACACCCTTCGTCAAGGAGTTCAACAGGTCTGCTCTGCTGTAAATATACCACCTCCTGTCATTTGCTTGCAGCGTGGCTCTCACTACCTTCATCAGATGGCTCTCGTTCATCTCTTGGACAAGAGAGTGAACGaccgctgccccctctctccctgcctctcaggatgttGTAGACCTTTCCTGCGCCACTCTTTAGGCTGCGTCTTTCCCAGCTTACTCAGCCGGTCCCATCTTCCCTTTTGCCCTTCGCTGAACCTCTGCTGGCTCTAGGGtgttcttttggggaggagctgccagaactgcagccaggATTTCAAGTCCAGACTAAGCATGATTTAGACAGTGGCACGATGATGTTCTCTCtattaggaagggaagagagaacaaccccaacatgtgatttcccttttttttctttgagaacaacCCCAACGTTTCATTTACTTCCCCCCCTGGACCTCTACTGCGTAGAATTTTCGTGGTGCCATCCTCTAGAAGGCCACTGTCCCCCTCTCGAAGGAGTAATGGTCAGGTCACAGTCTGTCATTCCGTGTTTCAAATCGGGACTagttttccccttgcagacatacatatttagctggatcagcacttttgtttctcaaatgtctcatttttcccccCGCTGTCTGCTCTCAGACGGGCAATGTTGAACAGCTTTCTATTATTAGCAAACTTTGTCTTCTCACCCCTTTTTCCAGATCCAGGTGTTTAGAAATTTTGGACACAAATAATTGCCCAAACCATGCAATGTAAATAGAGAcaagtttgaaaattactttgactaaagcttcaagggcagaaaccttcagaattgaggaaaataagcaccCTGATTCGTAACTGAGTCGTATATGACTACGGCATCTTTTCCTACTTATTCAGGAGAATGCAATTGGAAAagttaaaccacaaaaaaaagttgctcctTAGAATGACTAACAGAAGgccaaaaaatatgtaagaaatggcccttcacagcatctgccagcctcaccaggacatcctttctttgcttctcggTGCTCTcgagtttcctttccaaagacgCCACCTCTTGATGTAGAGTCATAGCCTCCTCCTTTAGAGACCCTTCGGAGGCTGCTAGCTGAGACGTCAACTCTTCCACCTCAAGTAAAACATAACAAAGCAGTCAAAGACTACAGCTTGTCGCCGTCAGCCATATCATATactgtgaggaaagggaaaggacaacTTTAAATTTCACCCTATCGTGAGAGTACCAGATTCACAATGGATACAGCCAGCTTGTTTAACAATCTAAGTGCGTCACcatgttcatctgaaaaaccaccttaaaaaacAAGGCTAGCAGTAACAGGCCAGCAGAAATCCACTCTGATGATTGCTGGCAAACAGGCAAAAGGAGCAGCCCatctggccagggcagcagctgagattcagctgaccagtaagcctccttcagaccagctgagctggagaccacaGTATGATGGCAGTCAGAGGGACTACCCCATCAGCCTGCTCTGCaatggaaaggcaagaaggggagagaCCACCTGTTTGATGACCAGAGTATCTACTGCTGTCTCAGTCAcctgtttttgcagagcatccctctgctgaagaagaacattcttttcctctttgatggttttgatttcttccttgtgcctcttctccactgccttgaTCTTACTccgagtttgctgcagctctgcttgcagcttttctgtgatgttctgtAAACACAAATGGAGAGCAAGTTACTGGGACCTGCCATCgggttcagctttttcctctttctgtctcaaaatcacattcattcagccacttctttctgcttttctacccagCTCTGGTTCCACTGTAACCCACCCTTCCTGTTGCTGATCTCTGGAGCTTACcaggctctgtgctttcagtgcctgcagtAGTCCTTGCCTCCTCAGTCCCAGGActtaggttttatttccttgttactGCCCTCACTCTGTTACCTGgccctcagcctctctctcagcttacgTCCAATTGCCAACTGCCTGTTCTTTCAACCTACCCTACTAGTCAACGACTTACCTGCccattctcttgctgctttttcag contains:
- the LOC143167230 gene encoding uncharacterized protein LOC143167230, which translates into the protein MAARSQASLRRRLQSSQEAQHRQAVLVRKLQAKVVQYRTWCRELEQQVEAGGGSLPGRWEATEDHSLEKALLQVEEEQQRCENLAEVNALLREHLDRANEVNSALKEDVGKLTADWMRARQELELKESEWRNERELYDNCLRGEHNRLLSLWRQVVTFRHHFLGMKTATDRDLSELKAEQMRLSGAILVNCSRLNSGIHLWESIALGRPVLKDQAQQQAEQEISQKTQEVMCLQVRGDLEKKELQDRVMELSALLVQSQKQNEEKEKTVKTLNDTVEILEASWLEKEYEAALTTRAKEENLSLQKLIKDITEVVLDDSDSTVSIICTDSSQHAESSNVLPCLSSVDAEHAFVLVQEALARRRGARQALKEELSARQDSINFLQHQHRQQEEQCRKLQQRLEQLEEECKTSSSHRQHLHSLVEALRSDCANLEKTREELQHQLEVTEQEASRLRQSNTELQLKEDSAQGEKVEQQRTMERARRDQELLLKDLAALEGKHSLLQSELVAARETLEESHLQRDLLKQEKHELAMALEKAERSVAELTGAQNKLSAEIAELRVATANTSGINEALALDKAQLNELVLQLEQENEVLSGKVDGMERAKISDQEKLNLCRRTNEELCAEKAHLEQLLKKAEEQQEGLRVQLTVLAEEKEETQEKLSQVYRQQESASSGLEQLRQESSRQGHALAKVSKEKELLVREKAALEVRLAAMEQDRRGLSEQLAEARSVKETLESSLFEAQQHLSQLEIARSQLEIQLHTVTQAKEVIQGEVKCLQCELEAERSLVKQERENMAQQLLRTEQQYNSTLKLCETDHEVEINKLLQDLASEREGHHSELQEMLEQWEKEKAETGREHEKKLFDMKQKVATVHAQQEEERTRVQNAKQEVLLEKEREKNALLETLLQTQGELTEACQQLEQLRQDLKKQQENGQNITEKLQAELQQTRSKIKAVEKRHKEEIKTIKEEKNVLLQQRDALQKQVEELTSQLAASEGSLKEEAMTLHQEVASLERKLESTEKQRKDVLHDRDRLQALKEKLVWERRLLQESVTASETRANTATDMNHCLEQELQTTLSILKIKNEEVETQWEKIQTLQKEAAEVKALQENLTRMTAILSEREGEMKLYQEQMRMLEKQKEMHKTTLDQVIKDITEKEQKTGSQQEQIQELEKQQEKQRIAVSKMNKDLEERDREIRSQREQIRELEKQREMQRTAVSKMSKALEERDQEVKFQEGKITILEQHGTSQVRNLLVDLDPMKGNLKEKNIELMSLTQQIQELEKEREQVKSLHASLEHLRAVLKDRESECASQREQFRLFQQYKDQREGHLQELHGKVEKMTLALSKKDQELESQQKQIQEAEEVMEVQLRTVRDQLEQTLETLKEKDRLIDIQKQQTRNYEEKTEERMNVLQRDLEHAKAILKEKDFMIESQKEVIETFQNQEQDSAQQKEILHHLQVALKEQEQEILSLRKQCEACKEKEEKREAEQTNLQATKLTLKEREEKIEALEEAISKLQEQKEEAAMQTKAILQKLEYAEPSREARDQERVSLQEHAQDLREQKELEGKQAKSLQQDLDEMSHAVKNHRLECLRQTEQMNTFQPGEESMKVALTSCQKQVNLLEEAVRKRDEDNETLLQKLQRQEEELKTLQNLQLRLTKKNEEVRHHREQEKLLEAALPERERETKAQGGQEELEEEIRGLREDLQHVRQTLTKKDAEIKYQRGRVRYLEETLTGREQELRRQSELLKQLTSALRWEDEGETLKKQIQKLQNWEAEEAEKRKVLQERDRLLKRQEELTQQLEDERKAKGEELERVVAILKRNESGEIEWKEKAQALTLALTRSEMANGTPREEIAILQSMVSERDKDRFHLQQAIAEGEQLSWLSEKRLLSQRLECLQRAVARLEHEKTELKQLNAELRRTLEQVERERRRLKRDHGGRSLPDACGFSLSESDQHKMPASRQEESHARCSRLAELQNQVSLLQTQLAQERKYKQDYIECCAKTSQELSDLHQELSYSLAAVVREPRAAVLEAETRKLDRSLNLHFL